The window GAGTCACTAAAAACCAAAAAGGAAGGTGGAGTAGAAAAGGGTGGGGAAGAGGGTGACAAGAGGTATACCTGCCTGCATTTACAGACAAACGTGAATCTCAAGTTGGGACTTGTTTTCTTTTCAAATCAATTAGCCTACGATCCTATCAATAGATGGAGACTCTGCTTGTTTTTTGTGTCTCCAGACTGTCCTCCCTGTTTTCATGGATTTCAATGTCCAACTACTTCTCTAGCATTTCCTATATCACAATCCTACAGATTTACTACTGTTGCGCGTGGATACATGATAGCGATCTCTGATAGTTTCTTAAACCACTCTTCAAATATAATGCGGGTGTTTGGACACACCACTTCTCGgcttatttacaaaaaaaagcAGGCTTAAAAATTTTCCGGTCCGTTTGGCTGAAGCAAAGAAGTGCTTCTTTTGGGCTAGAAAAAACTGGAAGTAGAAGCTTAGAAATggaatttttttcaaatccaCGGCTTTTTTGTAACAAAAAGGTtatgtatccaaacacttttaataacttataaacctAACCTAACTTCTCACTTataatccaattctttacattaatCAATAAGTCATTTCCTTTAAACCCAGCTAAACGGCCCCAATATAAAAGATTGACTCTTAACAATTTAATGTACATTCATCTCCAACAACACTCTTTATCTTCActctctaaataatattttactattaaattacttttattaaataagAGTACAATACAAAAGTGGAGAGAGAAAGTGAATCTTTGTATTACTTTACGataaaatataacttaagaGTCGGTGATAGActcttaaaagaaaagagagagaagaaactcttatgttgtgtttggttggggagaatggaatggaatggaatgaaatgaaatgagtaaaaatacttgaaattaatagggataggaagaaaattttgaaaaaaaaataaggaagtgcaaaattgttatgatgagatttgagaagaaattgaggatgagggagaatggagcattccatctcaaattgaaggtgtgaAATATAGCACATGATGTAAGGAAATGAATGGATGAATGAATAAATTTCTTGGAAATTGTCCAtaaaatagttcatttttcattccattccttccggaatcattcaccccaaccaaacacaacataaaggTTTTGAAGAGCTCTAAGAGTCCATTAGAGCTACAATTTTGTTAATGCTCTCTACTTTTTGATTTAAGAGCTTGTTTGAGAAgtttgttggagatgctcttatgccAAAGACACAAAGCGTATCCCTCCAGGCTCCATCTCTTATTTAACCATCTTAAttctcaaaaaataaaaaacaaaagagCTTGACTAAAATTATTGCACTTAGAATATCTACTAGGTGTCATTGGCATTATGTAACGTAGAGATCCTCGCAAAACATGCGCATCTTTTGCTAACTTAAAGTTACATAGTGTAATAGTTGTCCTTGACTTGAGCTCAGAGCTCAAGGAATCAGAAGTACCTTAAAAGCTTAGATACATCCAGCGTCCTCTTGAGCCAATGTTAGTTTGACTGTCATACTTGAAGGACTCGAGAACGTTAAAAAGAGCCTGCCTTTTAAAGTGAAGAGCGCAACAATAAAAGTTTTCACCTCGTATCATTGTATGCGCGGCCAAAATAAAAGATAAGATAGCGGGAAGAACCCAGTTAAGATGAAGTTCAATATGGATTTACTGTTTTTATCTAAACACAGAGTCCAGTTTATTCCAGCCTTCTATAATTCTCTTCAATCCGCGAGAAGAGCTTTATCTCACTTTGTAATCTGTGTACTACTGTACTATATTATCACGTGAGAACAAGTAACAATCCcagtgatattttcatataGACCAGACTTAAAGTTCTTTAGACATACATGCCGCAGAGGCGCAGATACATGTCTTTAATATAAAGTACTGTACAATATATGCAGTAATGCAGAAAGTAATATGCTGAGTTCCTGATCATATACACAAAACTCTGGCATGTCTTAGATTTTGACTATTCTAATCACAAAGCGGCTACTctgttaaaatttaataaccCTCTGGATCTTTTCTTTtgctaaaaattttatatacttgGAGGCGGTTTATCTTTTGTAATTAGTAAATATGTTACTGTCACACATATGCGGATACTTAATCCTCCTTACCCTGTCTTTGTTTCTGAGGAAGAGATGAATACCTATCCTCCAAGCCTTCAACTTTCCTTGTAGAAGATGAGGGCCTGAGGGGTGCAACATTTAAGTCAATGATGGAGTCGCAGCCAACTAGAATCAGGTGACCTAATCACCTAACAGAACTTTACATGAGTAACAAACTGTTGAAGCCCGACAAAACCACTGCgacatactccctccatctctcccatttcttatcgtttaGGTTGGGCACggaagttaagaaatatgtataaagtagtggaaaagagaaaaaaagtgggtgaagtggtgggactcattgatttttaatgtataaaaagaagatagtggagtaaaagtagtgtgaaaaggaaagaaaagtgaggaAGTGATGAGACtcattgactattttgggtaaattttgactattttaggtaagttttgaaatgtaaagaaatggatgggacatcccaaaaagaaaagtgtaaagaaatggaagggacggagggagtataacattTCAACTTAAGGGTCCTAGTCCCTGACAGGGACAGGTTATTTAACACACACTTCTAGGGCCGTCGGATCTCTATCTCAAGGGTCTGGATTAAAACTTCGTTTTTTTAAGTATTCGTTATAATTTTCCACGGATCGAGACTTTCCTTTTCCGATCTGATAGTAATGGAGCTGTGTGTTAGATAAGAGCTCCATGACAATCGGTTGTCATCATCACTAATTCAAATGCAGGGTTCAATAATGGAATAGATCAACCCTGGCGGTCGGCCCAATGGGCCATAGTAGGTCCTCCTCTACAGTACTAGACCTGAATTGAACATCTTGCTCTGTTAGCTATTTGTCATCATCAATACAGAATTCCATTAACcagcaaaagaaaagaaaaggtgcAATGaagatttaaatataaatattaagggGCACTATGTGTGTATCAGATCAGTTTCGAAACTGTTACAGACAAGAACAAAAGAGAACTGGAGATTTCCCTAGAAGTTTTTAAACTCCATGCTCCACATTTAAATAACAGTAACAATAAACTAAGAAGGCGTTCGAAAACGTGCATTTCATTTAAAAtgttggatttcaaatgacagaatttgagttgtcatttcaaattctcatgtttatattaatatttgaatgtcaTGGAAGTtgaatgaaatccaaatccatattCTCAAACAAGTTTTTTGTacaaattcagaatttcaaatgaaatcatgCTTCCCAAACGGAccataaaagtaaataaaaacaAGTACTCTTGACCGTCCGGCTGACTATATTTGATTCCAACCGTGCAAAACATTTTCTGCTACACTTGACTCACAAAGAAGAAAATATGGGCACACCTGGCAATGTAGCCCCTGCATCAACAATGAAATTATTGCCAGAAACATACTTGGACAAGTCATGTATCAAGTATCGTATCAGCGATGTTAGAGCTGGGTCTGATGTGTTCCATTTCCTTAAGGGAACTGTTCTCAGGGCCACATTGTTGAGCCAGTCTTTCTGCATCAGTTTCTGGGTAATCTCTGATTTGAAAAGTCCAGGATTGATTGAGTTAACTCTGATTTCGTGAATCCCCAGTTCAAGAGCGAACATCTGTCAACATTATGATGCATAAGAAACAGAAATAATATCGTCCTACATACCAAATGCAATTTAGTAATCAACCTTCTTCCTCGGTTTGGCTTTACACAACAGAGGAAGTAactaaaaacaaaagaaaaagattCCATGCAACTTGgacaatattttctaaaaatgataaaaaaggTCAATATGGAAGGTACGTCTGGAGGGCTTTGGAAAACTTAAAACGTATAAAACACTACTTGAAAAGATAAACATTCAACTGATCTCCAAAAATCACTAAAATTCCCAAATTGTATACCTTTGTGACAGTGTTAACGGCCGTCTTGGAAGAAGCATAGGCAAGACTTCCAGGTAGCTGTCCACGGTTAAGGCCTGCAATAGACGATATATTGATGACTGATCCACCCTTTTTTGAGTCGCGCATGCGGATGCAGACATGCTTGGAAACCAACCAGGTTCCCTTTACATTTGTGTTACATATATCATCCCACTCTTCCTCAGTCAAATCCAACGGACCATGTACACTACCTAAAGATCAGAATGACAGAGATAACACATTAATACAATGAACTTGTGTAAATCTTTAATTCAACTTCTCCAATAGCCGAATTCAGGGCTATGCTGGCACAGTACAAATGTAAAAGGGAACTATTGTGCTTGACATATCCTCGGTAATTAAGCAGTTTATGTCCAGTTGTCCACCGACCACCAGCACAATCACTACattatctttataatataaaaacaacaTCTGTCATTCTTATTATTGCCAAAATTTCCTTCTCTCATGATTTGCTTACAGAGGAATTTTGATACCTTCTAAAGGGATAATATTTTTACCAAGGGCAAAATCAGAAAGCTCAAAGAGGGAAATCAAGCATATATTATGTGCAATATCCTAAGCATCAAATGGTTGCCGTGCCCACTGCAAAATTCTACAGATAGGTCTATGGAAGAAGACTAGTCCTAATTCTGCTGATCATAGTTTTTTAATGTTCTTCCTCTACATAATTTGCCATGTCATTATTATATATGTGGAAATAAAACGCCATACATTACAATCattatttttagtatatatattaattgtaggTTCATAGCATCTCATTTTCATTTAAAAGAATCTCAAAGGACCAGTTATGATGCAAGAAACCTCATCATATTATGAAGAAACAAATTAAAAGTCAAGAAAAGAGCAAGCTAGTCATGCCCAAACGCTAAAGTATAACAAAAGGGAGATAGATGTTAAATTATAGGTCTGTAGCATCTTAATTTCATTTTACAGAAATCTTGAAAGACCATTGAAATGGAAGAAAAAATCATCTCACtcagtgaaaaaaaaaatagaactaTTAAAAAGAACAAGTACTGCAAAAACAACAATCCAAAACTAGAACAAATGAGAGAGAAAATCATCTCACGCGATGAGAAGAAAATGGAAGTATTAAAAAAGAACAAGTAGTGCAAAAACAACAATCTAAAACTAGAAAAAATGAGATGTAGATGTCCTGGTAATGCCAAAAAGATGTTTTGTGTGTGCACAAACAAATAACTCTAGTCTTTTTCCGATAGCTCATGGTTTAACATTTAAATCAATTTGCCAGGTAACAAAACGCAATCTCTGCCAGCCTGCCAGGTAATATTCAGTAGCACTACTTAACAACACTCCTTTGGCCACTGATACACATAGCTATCAGTGATATTGCACTCCAAAACGACTAATTATTACTTAAAACTTTTACTAAGCTGTGTAAACATGCTTTCTAAGCATTGTGCTAGAAACCATTACTATCAATTTGCTGATTATCAATAAAGAAAATTTCATTGTGCTATATCAATATTTGTACCTTATACAAGTAAATTAATTCTCGACtacaaaacttatcaaattgTTGTCATGTTCTTTTCACGCCTGTCATAATTTCTTTATGATCTAAAACATACTCCTACTAATCAGCAATCACTACTAGCCACACATTTTAACaacttaaattattaaatttcaagTAAGTATCAACATCATGTCATCAAAAAAACAGTTATAGATTAATTTACAATCAAACACGAAATAAATAAACCTAACAAAACAAAAACGcagttaattttatattaacgaTTAAATCACTAGTACCTCTAACGCCAGCATTATTGATCAACGCATCAATCCGGCCAAACGCGTCCCAAGCCTTTCCGACGGACGCTTCAATAGCGCTACTTTTGGCGCTCACATCCAGCTCAATAGCCACGGCTCGAACGTCGGAACCTGATCCATTGATCTCATCGCAGAGTGATCGGAGGCGTTCAATTCGCCGCGCCGCGGCTACGATTTTGCAGCCGGCTTTAGCCAAGTCCAGGCAACATTCTCGGCCGAGGCCGGAGGATGCGCCGGTTACCATCACTACTTTTTCGCTCAAATCGCTCCATGGCTCCTTATACTCGTGACTCGTCATAATTCGATTCAGAATTGaagttttgaaaataatgaaaaatgagAAGCTAAGtggtgtgtgtatgtgtgtgacTTATGAGTGACTATTTATATACGCTGATACGCTTACGAAGAGGAAGAGAAAACGAAAGTGATTTTGTGTGTTTTCTCCTATTTTATCCTTCTAATTTTAATATAcggatataaatattttgtagtgtaacaactttcaagttgttGAGTGCACTAAATATTTGTAAAAGTAATTAagaatcggtttttctatggtgtgcccgagggcacacactaagcactaaaacttataaatttgggagattttgattggcttacactctttaataatgatgaccccccttgcatttacaacaaccacaccaatcaaatcccttcaattttataaatgttagtgcttagcatgtgcccttgggcacacactagacaaacccattaAGAATAGTTATTTATATTCACACGCGTAATTTATGGGAATAATTTAAGTGCGTTATCTAATCCTACTCGTTTAGGGAAATGGTTTGACCAAGAGAGTCTGGTGTCCGTTGACCAAATATAGATGACGTCACAAGTAAACGGGAATGCTGTGCGTGCGTACACGCTTCGCCAGCAACCACACTTCTTAACAACTTTGCTTCCGTTGTTTTCTTTGTAAAGGTGATTCCACTTGATATAGTCAAAAGGAATGTTATGAAACCAGTAATCCGTTCGGTTCCGTTTAATTGCTGAAATATTATGCAAGACCCGTTTctgaattttgtttaaaattcatgaaATCGATAATTATTTGAcagtaaaaaattattttatactcAGATAACGTGAATAGTATTATTTAATTACATATTTCTATtactattttcaaaaatattaatatttttttataatcaatggcattatttgatttatttaattttaataacagTCCATATACTGCAAATtctgaaataataatttaaaattctaattaaatactCACGATTTTACATACTACTTATACTCAAGTAATAATTTTAATCCGGATGCAAGCTATGAAAATTTTCAATCAAACAGCTCATGAAAAATCGGATTAAATTCAACGAAAAGATCTAATGTTATGCAAATAATGAGGCCGTTTGAcgtaatttaaaaaaagtgtttACTGTTTATAAATGAGAAGTTAACTGTAAGTGAgaagtaacttttattttaagtatttgaataaatttttcgatgtttacaatttattg of the Daucus carota subsp. sativus chromosome 4, DH1 v3.0, whole genome shotgun sequence genome contains:
- the LOC108215930 gene encoding uncharacterized protein LOC108215930, which codes for MTSHEYKEPWSDLSEKVVMVTGASSGLGRECCLDLAKAGCKIVAAARRIERLRSLCDEINGSGSDVRAVAIELDVSAKSSAIEASVGKAWDAFGRIDALINNAGVRGSVHGPLDLTEEEWDDICNTNVKGTWLVSKHVCIRMRDSKKGGSVINISSIAGLNRGQLPGSLAYASSKTAVNTVTKMFALELGIHEIRVNSINPGLFKSEITQKLMQKDWLNNVALRTVPLRKWNTSDPALTSLIRYLIHDLSKYVSGNNFIVDAGATLPGVPIFSSL